In a genomic window of Desulfobacterales bacterium:
- a CDS encoding ABC transporter permease — protein MTDQHPRLRELKFTLHRIFRNPSAVIGFILVLFFLAVAVLAPVIAPPKYAHNPYLMPHKGFSPTPKPPSKSHIFGTASGQYDIFYGVVWGTRTAFKIGLFVVGFAALVGIALGAISGYYGGVVDEVLMRITDIMWAIPTLVLAMTIVVAFGRGLDKIMIALALVGWRWYVRVIRSEILTLRDQDFVQAAKIMGVSDLKIILRHILPNAIYPALIMATMDMGSMVITASFMSFVGLGAPKGYADWGQMVALARNYIVGPPDDPLKFWYTIVIPGGCIVLFVLGWNLIGDALRDAFDPKLRRR, from the coding sequence ATGACCGACCAACATCCCAGACTGCGTGAGCTTAAATTTACACTGCATCGCATTTTTAGAAATCCTTCAGCAGTGATCGGGTTCATTTTGGTCCTGTTTTTTTTGGCGGTAGCGGTGCTGGCACCTGTCATCGCCCCGCCGAAATACGCCCACAATCCGTATTTGATGCCGCACAAAGGTTTTTCACCGACCCCCAAACCGCCCAGCAAATCCCATATCTTCGGCACAGCCTCTGGTCAGTATGATATTTTTTATGGTGTGGTCTGGGGCACCCGTACGGCATTTAAAATTGGGCTTTTTGTGGTGGGCTTTGCCGCGCTGGTGGGAATCGCTTTAGGGGCTATCTCCGGATATTATGGCGGTGTCGTTGATGAGGTGCTCATGCGGATCACCGATATCATGTGGGCCATACCCACTTTGGTGCTGGCCATGACAATTGTAGTGGCCTTTGGGCGGGGGCTCGACAAAATTATGATTGCGCTGGCACTGGTGGGCTGGCGCTGGTATGTGCGCGTGATTCGCTCTGAGATTCTAACACTGCGGGACCAGGATTTCGTTCAGGCGGCCAAAATCATGGGCGTATCGGATCTAAAGATAATTTTACGCCACATTCTGCCGAATGCCATTTATCCAGCTTTGATCATGGCGACCATGGACATGGGTTCGATGGTGATTACCGCTTCCTTTATGAGTTTTGTGGGTCTGGGCGCGCCCAAAGGGTATGCTGATTGGGGACAAATGGTGGCGCTGGCGCGCAACTATATTGTCGGCCCTCCCGATGATCCCCTGAAATTTTGGTATACGATTGTGATCCCCGGTGGCTGCATCGTTCTTTTTGTTCTGGGCTGGAACTTGATCGGCGATGCTTTGCGTGACGCCTTCGACCCGAAACTGAGAAGAAGGTAG
- a CDS encoding ABC transporter permease, with protein sequence MLAYITRRSLLLIFVLFGVSVLIFGILMTFSPERRAATFVTSPQQAKDIPRIIKQFGLDDPFHIQYVRWIKEVFKGNLGWSLVASRPVSEAFWNYFPVTLEMNLLAAPIVIIFGIWLGTLSGIHRDTWIDHSTRIMAIIGWSLPTFLFALVLLMVFYGYFQIFSPGVISDQLTMFILDNPDSFKRYTGLYTVDGILNGRLDITLNALSHLVLPVLTYVIVVVALNMRVMRSGMIEELSKEYVITAIAKGADKKTVYIKHARRNALLPVITVAGQLVAYSMEGSVAVEVVFNRHGIGWWLAESAVQLDIPVLMCICLFMAVVFVITNLTLDILYAYIDPRIRLN encoded by the coding sequence ATGCTTGCCTATATTACGCGCCGGTCATTGTTGCTGATATTTGTACTGTTCGGGGTATCCGTATTGATTTTTGGCATTTTGATGACCTTCAGCCCCGAACGCAGAGCGGCCACCTTCGTCACTTCACCTCAGCAAGCCAAAGACATTCCCCGGATTATTAAGCAATTCGGTCTGGATGATCCATTTCACATCCAATACGTGCGCTGGATAAAAGAGGTTTTTAAGGGCAACCTGGGTTGGTCACTTGTGGCCAGCCGGCCTGTGTCCGAGGCCTTCTGGAATTATTTTCCCGTTACGCTAGAGATGAATTTACTTGCCGCTCCGATAGTGATCATTTTCGGCATCTGGCTGGGGACCTTGTCCGGTATTCATCGCGATACGTGGATCGATCATAGCACCCGCATTATGGCCATTATTGGCTGGTCATTGCCGACCTTTCTTTTCGCACTGGTATTGCTGATGGTTTTTTACGGCTATTTTCAGATTTTTTCGCCGGGGGTCATCAGCGATCAGCTGACCATGTTCATCCTGGACAATCCCGACTCATTCAAGCGTTACACCGGTTTGTACACAGTTGATGGGATTTTAAACGGGCGCTTGGATATTACCCTAAATGCCCTGTCGCATCTGGTTTTGCCCGTGCTCACTTATGTGATCGTTGTGGTAGCCTTAAATATGCGGGTGATGCGCTCGGGCATGATTGAAGAACTCTCCAAAGAATATGTGATTACGGCCATCGCCAAGGGCGCAGACAAGAAAACGGTTTATATCAAACACGCCCGGCGCAATGCCCTGTTGCCGGTTATCACGGTGGCCGGTCAGTTGGTGGCCTATTCAATGGAAGGCAGTGTGGCTGTTGAAGTGGTTTTTAACCGCCACGGAATCGGCTGGTGGCTGGCAGAGTCCGCCGTCCAACTCGATATACCGGTATTGATGTGCATTTGCCTGTTTATGGCCGTCGTATTTGTGATCACCAATCTGACGCTGGATATATTGTATGCGTATATCGATCCCAGAATCAGACTGAACTAA
- a CDS encoding adenylate/guanylate cyclase domain-containing protein yields the protein MTTSKSRNIRTPLVLILGAFIAAHLCFWLLPNVFEIWNSQTVDQLFILRSRSEALRPAYDNTVVHVDFNNTSIERLKNLYLNRRHFAELVRNLKSMQVSAQVYDFIFAAKINEQDDQELIEAVKVADNAYFGLALELRKPGERGSPKKMASKGRSYLIQTQWNVGADTAGGRLYMGDNPLTTYAELAHASRGLGSLSVKFDPDGVLRRVPLLVRYEDAFYPLLPLLVACDYLQVPPGKILVKPGRSIILKDAKRPGAAPRDIHIPIDRQGDMIVNFIGPWERMDHYNFADILRASDDRDELEIWAEELKGKIVVISDVSTGSTDVGPVPTDTSYPLSGVHANVIHNILTESFFKALSDRQMLLIEALLMAVLFLLCVRFSSLAISLGTGLVALAYIAIVMVSFFYAQVILNIVRPVLMIGFAVIAVVVYRYIVEEKEKMESLHQRDFIRDTFGRYLSNEVVESLLGSPEGLKMSGENREVTFLVSDLRGFTALTSRLSPHQVIEIMNRYFEVMVDVMARYQGTVNEFLGDGILAFFGAPLNADDDPERAVACAIEMQNALLAVNAEQRRLKLPELAMGIGINTGEVVVGNIGSERRASYGAVGTPINAAYRIESFTVGGQILISPTTHDRIRTELQIEGTKEVKFKGLDAPVTLYDVIGIGEPYQVSLPPKKTAPLTPLNSPLAIECFLLEGKTVSDTGIAGRLTHLGEDSARVVLDQQLAAYTNLRIVLSAPETSELSEWYAKVLPPDKSPVTATGAHLRLQFTAMPEDTQAYLGSKVQGSKMQDSKS from the coding sequence TTGACCACAAGTAAATCGCGCAACATACGCACACCACTGGTCTTAATCTTAGGCGCATTCATTGCGGCCCATCTCTGTTTTTGGCTGTTGCCAAATGTCTTTGAAATCTGGAATTCCCAAACCGTCGATCAACTCTTCATTCTGCGCTCCAGGTCAGAAGCCCTTCGCCCGGCCTATGATAATACCGTGGTGCATGTAGATTTTAACAACACCAGTATCGAGCGGCTCAAAAACCTGTATTTGAATCGGCGCCATTTTGCCGAGCTGGTTCGCAATCTAAAATCCATGCAGGTGTCGGCCCAGGTTTATGATTTCATTTTTGCAGCCAAAATTAATGAACAAGACGATCAAGAACTGATTGAGGCGGTCAAAGTTGCCGACAACGCCTATTTCGGTCTGGCACTGGAATTGCGCAAACCCGGTGAACGGGGTAGCCCCAAAAAGATGGCATCAAAGGGCAGAAGCTACCTGATTCAAACCCAATGGAATGTGGGAGCAGATACTGCCGGTGGCAGGCTTTACATGGGCGATAATCCTCTGACGACCTATGCTGAACTGGCCCATGCTTCCCGCGGTCTGGGGTCATTGAGCGTTAAATTTGACCCGGATGGCGTCCTGCGCCGGGTTCCATTGCTGGTGCGATATGAAGATGCGTTTTATCCGCTCTTGCCGCTGCTGGTGGCCTGCGATTATCTTCAGGTGCCGCCGGGAAAAATTCTGGTCAAACCCGGCCGATCGATTATCTTAAAGGATGCCAAACGGCCGGGCGCTGCGCCGCGGGATATTCACATTCCCATAGATCGCCAGGGAGATATGATTGTTAACTTCATCGGCCCCTGGGAGCGCATGGATCATTACAATTTTGCTGACATATTGCGCGCCTCCGATGATCGAGATGAGCTGGAAATCTGGGCTGAAGAGCTCAAAGGCAAGATCGTCGTTATATCAGACGTATCAACCGGATCAACGGATGTGGGTCCGGTGCCGACCGATACGAGCTACCCTTTAAGCGGGGTGCATGCCAATGTTATTCACAACATTCTGACTGAATCATTTTTTAAAGCGCTTTCGGATCGGCAAATGCTGCTCATCGAAGCCCTGCTGATGGCAGTGCTCTTTTTACTGTGCGTTCGTTTTTCTTCGCTTGCAATTTCTTTGGGCACGGGTTTGGTAGCGCTTGCTTACATTGCCATAGTGATGGTCAGTTTTTTTTACGCGCAGGTGATTTTGAATATTGTGCGGCCCGTGCTGATGATCGGTTTTGCGGTGATTGCCGTCGTCGTTTATCGCTATATTGTGGAAGAAAAAGAAAAGATGGAAAGCTTACACCAGCGGGACTTTATTCGCGACACATTTGGTCGCTATCTGAGCAATGAGGTGGTCGAGTCGCTATTGGGTTCTCCCGAAGGCCTCAAAATGAGCGGCGAAAACCGTGAGGTCACTTTTTTGGTATCGGATTTGAGGGGATTTACCGCCCTGACTTCCCGGCTTTCCCCCCACCAGGTGATTGAAATCATGAACCGCTATTTTGAGGTTATGGTGGATGTGATGGCGCGCTATCAGGGAACGGTGAATGAATTTTTGGGTGACGGCATTCTCGCTTTTTTCGGTGCGCCTCTGAATGCCGACGATGACCCCGAGCGGGCAGTGGCTTGTGCCATTGAGATGCAAAATGCGCTGCTGGCGGTCAATGCCGAACAACGCCGGCTCAAGCTGCCGGAGCTGGCAATGGGCATTGGTATCAACACCGGTGAGGTGGTGGTGGGTAACATTGGCTCGGAACGCCGGGCCTCTTATGGTGCTGTGGGCACGCCCATCAATGCTGCCTATCGCATTGAATCGTTTACTGTTGGCGGCCAGATCCTCATCAGCCCGACCACCCATGACCGGATCCGGACCGAGCTGCAAATTGAGGGCACCAAAGAGGTCAAATTCAAAGGCCTCGATGCACCGGTTACGCTCTACGATGTCATCGGCATCGGTGAGCCCTACCAGGTTTCTTTGCCGCCAAAAAAGACGGCTCCCCTCACACCTCTGAATTCACCGTTGGCCATTGAATGTTTTCTACTCGAAGGTAAAACCGTTTCCGACACAGGGATTGCCGGCCGGTTGACCCACCTGGGAGAAGATTCAGCCCGAGTGGTTTTAGACCAACAGCTGGCCGCCTACACTAATTTGAGAATTGTGTTGTCCGCTCCCGAAACCAGCGAACTGTCTGAATGGTACGCAAAAGTTTTGCCACCTGATAAATCACCGGTCACGGCAACTGGCGCACATCTGCGACTGCAATTTACCGCGATGCCCGAAGATACGCAGGCGTACTTGGGTTCAAAGGTTCAGGGTTCAAAGATGCAAGATTCAAAAAGTTGA
- a CDS encoding DUF4384 domain-containing protein yields the protein MRTLHVISIVLATLVCVLYIESRSVSYAQETSAPQEANLQFQWAFGALKKANGSKFEAVTKDTVLKTGDQIKFFLSVNQNSFVYLIYRSSQGELSVLFPQRFQLQSAEYTLAGHHYIPKDDQWFELDAHTGEERFYLLASIKRLVDLEALINEYESADKAKKPPLAKKILAEIRRLRKQHLKFKTYAERPVNIIGNLRGTEKAETVKTHDIAKYAVEISADTFFSRTFTIDHK from the coding sequence ATGAGAACGCTTCACGTTATCAGTATCGTCTTGGCCACCCTTGTTTGTGTGTTGTATATAGAAAGTCGTTCGGTTTCATATGCCCAAGAGACTTCGGCACCACAGGAAGCAAATTTGCAATTTCAGTGGGCGTTCGGCGCACTGAAAAAAGCCAATGGATCCAAATTTGAAGCTGTTACAAAAGACACGGTTTTAAAAACTGGCGACCAGATCAAATTTTTTTTGAGTGTCAATCAGAACAGTTTTGTCTATCTCATCTACCGCAGCTCACAGGGTGAGCTCAGTGTATTGTTTCCCCAGCGATTTCAATTACAGAGCGCTGAATATACCCTGGCGGGTCATCATTATATCCCTAAAGATGATCAATGGTTTGAACTGGACGCCCACACTGGAGAAGAACGCTTCTATCTGCTGGCTTCCATCAAGCGCCTGGTCGATTTGGAGGCGCTGATCAACGAATATGAAAGTGCCGATAAGGCCAAAAAACCACCTCTGGCAAAAAAGATCCTGGCCGAAATTCGTAGACTCAGGAAACAACATCTGAAATTTAAAACCTATGCCGAGCGGCCGGTGAACATTATCGGAAATTTGCGAGGAACTGAAAAGGCTGAAACTGTAAAGACGCACGACATTGCGAAATATGCCGTTGAGATTTCAGCTGACACGTTTTTTAGCAGGACCTTCACGATTGACCACAAGTAA
- a CDS encoding MATE family efflux transporter, translated as MNDRTTHSQPHRPYRQVLRISLPLVISMSSTMIMEFTDRVFLANYSLDAIAAALPAGIAAFLFISIFLGTAQYLNVFVAQYVGSGRSQRVGAALWQGIYFSILSAILMVGLSYLAQPLFAFGGHPPEVQVLEAIYFKVLCLGSGIYIWGTALSCFFSGRGQTRLVMVITLIGTLFNIPLDYALINGIWFFPQWGIFGAGIATVMSWSLVSLIFAFMVFTQKNDRVFKVLSHRAFDANLFGRLMRYGIPSAIQFSLDIFAFTFFIFMVGRIGKLELAATNVVFSINSLAFMPLMGFSLGTSTLVGQALGRNQVPEAIAATRATIHIVLVYISLLFVFFLVFPGPLLELFRPQDAASENFAAISDIGTVLLRFVSAYIFFDALYMVCIGVLKGAGDTRFIMLSIGILSVVVMILPLVIGVHIFGAGLYFAWSCATGFVFTLFITSYWRYRQGRWKDVRVIEHVPET; from the coding sequence ATGAACGATCGCACCACTCATAGCCAACCCCATAGACCCTACCGGCAGGTATTGCGGATCAGTTTGCCGCTGGTCATCAGCATGTCTTCGACCATGATCATGGAGTTTACCGACCGGGTTTTTCTGGCCAATTATTCTCTGGATGCCATTGCGGCAGCGCTTCCGGCCGGCATTGCCGCCTTTTTATTTATTTCTATTTTTTTGGGTACCGCCCAGTACCTAAACGTCTTTGTGGCCCAGTATGTCGGATCGGGCCGATCGCAGCGTGTCGGCGCAGCCCTGTGGCAAGGGATATATTTTTCGATTCTTTCTGCAATTTTAATGGTCGGTCTGAGCTATTTAGCCCAGCCGCTGTTTGCTTTCGGGGGGCACCCGCCTGAGGTGCAGGTGCTGGAGGCGATTTATTTCAAGGTTCTGTGCTTGGGATCGGGGATCTATATTTGGGGGACCGCCCTGTCGTGTTTTTTTAGCGGACGGGGCCAGACGCGTTTGGTGATGGTCATCACGCTGATTGGCACCCTTTTCAATATTCCCTTGGACTACGCTCTGATTAATGGCATCTGGTTTTTCCCGCAATGGGGGATCTTTGGTGCCGGTATTGCCACGGTGATGTCCTGGTCGCTGGTCAGTTTAATCTTTGCCTTTATGGTGTTTACACAAAAAAATGATCGGGTGTTTAAGGTCTTAAGCCACCGCGCCTTTGATGCCAATCTTTTCGGGCGTCTGATGCGTTACGGCATCCCCAGTGCCATTCAGTTTAGTCTGGATATTTTTGCGTTTACCTTCTTTATTTTTATGGTCGGACGGATCGGCAAGCTCGAGCTGGCCGCCACCAATGTGGTCTTTTCAATTAACTCGCTGGCCTTTATGCCGTTGATGGGTTTTTCGCTGGGAACCAGCACTCTGGTGGGGCAGGCCCTGGGTCGCAATCAGGTCCCTGAGGCCATTGCCGCCACCAGGGCCACGATTCACATCGTGCTGGTTTACATCTCGCTGCTATTTGTTTTTTTCCTGGTGTTTCCGGGGCCGCTGCTCGAGCTTTTTAGGCCCCAGGACGCGGCGTCTGAAAACTTTGCGGCCATCAGCGACATCGGGACCGTGCTGCTGCGATTTGTCTCCGCTTATATATTTTTTGATGCCCTCTATATGGTCTGTATCGGTGTGCTCAAAGGCGCCGGTGACACGCGTTTTATCATGTTAAGCATCGGCATTCTGTCTGTGGTGGTTATGATCCTGCCTCTGGTTATTGGTGTGCACATCTTTGGTGCCGGGCTCTATTTTGCCTGGAGCTGCGCCACCGGTTTTGTTTTTACCCTTTTTATCACCTCTTATTGGCGTTACCGTCAGGGCCGCTGGAAAGATGTGCGCGTGATCGAGCATGTACCTGAAACTTAA